The Pseudonocardia sp. EC080619-01 genome segment CACTCGACGCGTTATCGGCTTGCCCACACCCTGGCAGCAGTTTGACGAGGAGGGCCGATTCACGCCCGATGCCGACGTAACAAAGGCGCTACACACCGCGCTTGGTGAACTCCACTGGTGGACCGAGGCCCTCACCAGCGCAAGAACAAGTCGACCATTTCCCGGGTGACTCGACGCCGTGCGGACAGGCTGCCAGCTCATGGATTCTCATCAGTAGCTGAGGATCCACTACAGCCTGATTGGACAGCGGAAGGCGGCTGTCATCAAGATTCAACCCATGCAAATCAGCGCAGGAGAATCAGGGACGACAGCTGGCCCAGTCGACAATACCGGCTTCCATGTCCGAAGGAACGCCAATCCGAAATCCGATCCCGCGCACGGTCCGGATCCATTCACGACTGCCGAGTTTACGCCGGAGGGAGTTCACGTGCGTGTCGATCGTACGACTGTTCGATGGAGTCCAGCGGTCGCCCCACACTTCAGCCATCAGTCGTTCGCGGGTAACTACTCCATTAGGCTCAGAGGCCAGCAAGTACAGAAGCTCAAATTCCTTCCGGGTCAACGGTATATCTCTTCTACCCAGTCTGACCTCGAACGCCGCAGGATCGATATTCAGCGAACCACTGGACATAGATGGTCGAACTGCATCGAAGCGCCGCTCCCTACGGAACACCGCTTCGATCCTAGCCAGCAACTCCGGGAAGCCATAGGGCTTCACGATGTAGTCGTCGGATCCAGCCTGTAGACCAAGAACCCGATCCGCCTCAGAAGTTCGACAAGAAACAACGATGATGTAGACGTCGCTGGTATCTCGAATTCGGCGGCACACCTGAGTCCCGTCGACGTCCGGGAGGTCCATCTCCATCAGGACGAGCTGAGCCCAACCTGAGGAGCTTAATGCGGCACCTCCGTCGGGAACGGCGCGCGTCTCATGCCCATATCGACGAAGCCTATCGACCAATGTTGCAACTGCCCTCTCGTCTGGATCTACGACGAGTATCCGCACGATCATCCTCCCCCGAACCGGTCAATTCATCCACAGTAGCCTGGTTCAGACGAAACGGGCAATGATCGACTTCTTATGATCCACTTCCTGGCCCGCGTACCAAGATGTGGGTGGTCGCGACAATTCTGCCTCTCCACGAGTCCGTGTGGATCTTCAGGGACCGAGTTCGCATGGATGTTGCACCGCCGTGTCCCGCCAGCTACCTCAATCTCTCTGTGTTGCTCTCAGGTCAGACTGTGGCGAGTGGCGGGAACTCGGACGAGCAGGAGCCAGGCTGCACTGAGTATGTGAGACCGGTCACCGAGGACGGTGGAGGAGGTGATCGTCCTCCGGCCCTGCCCACGCGGCGTGGTTGGAGCTGTCTCCGGCTGGCATGTTCACAGACGTACTGTCGGTCGTTGGCTGTCCAAGCAGGCCAGAAGACACCGTGCTTCAACGCTTACGTGGTTGCCGTACCGCAGGAAGTTTGAGAGCTGCTCTACAGTCATCCACTGAAACTCCTCCGGAACATCGTCGACGGCAATTTCCTCACCCGCGTCGACGACTACGTACCGGTTCTCTGCGCCAAAGAACCGACCGCCCTCCTCCGAGTGAACAACGTCCACGATACGGCGGTCCGCGCCGAGCTCTTCGACCAGGTCGAGGTAGCGGGGTTTTTCGGCGACATGGTTCGCCAACGTACACCGTACGGTTGGGGCCAGCTCCACAACATCGTGGGTTCCAGCCTGGGTGCCAGCGTGGACCAGAAGGTGGAAACGCCCGCGTACGTGCCGACCAACAAACGCGACGACACCAAGTCCGGTCGGGGCCAGCATTGGCTGTGCCCAACTGGCCACCTCGCGACTACTAGCTCGCACGCTCACGCCGAAAATTGAAAAGTAGAGTCCATCGACGTGGATGATCTCGTCGTCGTTCTGCTGCCAGTATTCCATGCACTTGAGCGGAACGAGCCTTCGGTTAAGCGTGTGCCGTGCTTTCATCTCAGTGAGCCAGCTAAGCAGCTCGCGTGTGCTGGATCGGCCTTCGCCATCGACCATTCTGCCGACACCAAGAAGCGGCAAGCCGGAAAGAACTGTTCGCGTGTCCATGTTCACGAGATTCCTATGCTCCAACAGCCGATGGACTACGTCCAAGCTAACCCAGCAGAAATCCTCCCCAGTCGACACTGGTTGGTCGATCTCGACAATCATGTTTCGATTGCGTTTGTCTAAGAACCAGGACCCCTGCTCGGATTGCAGGCTGTCGAACACGACCCTGCCCGGACGACCGTTCTGGAAGTGGGCAAGATACGGCACCGGATTACCGCGATGCACGCGCGTGTAGTTGCTGCGCGTAGCCTGTACCGTCGGTGATAGCTGAAGTAGATTAACGTTTCCAGGCTCCATCTTTGCCTGTAAGAGACAATACACCTTGCCGCTAACCACGGTCACCAGTATTCCGAGAATGCCGATCTCTGGCTGTAGAATAATCGGCTGACTCCAACTAGCTACTCGTGTGTTATCCGACTCCACGGACAAGCCGCGCACAGAGTAGAAACGCCCCGTGTGATGAGTGATATCACCCGACTCGGGGTCAACTTGCCACCCGTCGGTCTCAGCCAGTGGAACTCGCTCAACTTCGTAGGCATTGGCCCTCTTCCGTTCAGCGAACCATGTAAGAAACTCTCCTACGTCGTCGAACATCACTTGCCACCCAATGTTGTAGGTGCTACAGCGGCAGGTGCCCACCAATTACGATGATCGGTGTACCATCGTACAGTTGCCGCTAACCCATCTTCCAATGATGTGCGCGGCAAATATCCGAGCTCGGTGCGAATCTTCGAGTCGTCGATCGCGTAGCGACGGTCGTGCCCGGGCCGGTCCGGTACCCGGCGCACCCGCGACCAGTCCATCCCGACTACGTCGAGCAGTCGCCTAGTGAGTTCGATATTGCTGAGAGAGGTCCCGCCGCCAATATTATATATCTCGCCGGAACAGCCGCCTTCAACGACCAGGCGCAGAGCAGCGCAGTGATCGTCCACGTGCAACCAGTCCCGCATGTTACCACCGTCGCCGTAGAGAGGGATGTAATCTCCTTCCAACAGGGCAGTCACGAACCGGGGAATGACCTTCTCCGGGTGTTGGTAAGGCCCGTAGTTGTTAGAGCAACGCGTTATGCAAACCGGCAGCCCGTACGTACGGTGGAATGCGCGCGCAAGCATATCCGATGACGCCTTGGATGCTGAGTAGGGTGAGTTCGGATTCAAGCTATCAGTCTCGACTGACGTACCGGTATCTATGCTGCCGTAGACTTCATCAGTGGAAACATGAACGAATCGCTCTACGTCCTTCTCGAGCGCGACCTGCATCAACGTGAATGTGCCGCCGACGTTAGTCGTT includes the following:
- a CDS encoding response regulator transcription factor; translated protein: MRILVVDPDERAVATLVDRLRRYGHETRAVPDGGAALSSSGWAQLVLMEMDLPDVDGTQVCRRIRDTSDVYIIVVSCRTSEADRVLGLQAGSDDYIVKPYGFPELLARIEAVFRRERRFDAVRPSMSSGSLNIDPAAFEVRLGRRDIPLTRKEFELLYLLASEPNGVVTRERLMAEVWGDRWTPSNSRTIDTHVNSLRRKLGSREWIRTVRGIGFRIGVPSDMEAGIVDWASCRP
- the rfbB gene encoding dTDP-glucose 4,6-dehydratase, yielding MRVLVTGGAGFIGSHYIRSLLLQDSPLQVRVLDALTYAGNQANLDPVASDPRLEFVLGDIRHRDTVRKAMADVDVVVHFAAESHVDRSIAAGDDFVTTNVGGTFTLMQVALEKDVERFVHVSTDEVYGSIDTGTSVETDSLNPNSPYSASKASSDMLARAFHRTYGLPVCITRCSNNYGPYQHPEKVIPRFVTALLEGDYIPLYGDGGNMRDWLHVDDHCAALRLVVEGGCSGEIYNIGGGTSLSNIELTRRLLDVVGMDWSRVRRVPDRPGHDRRYAIDDSKIRTELGYLPRTSLEDGLAATVRWYTDHRNWWAPAAVAPTTLGGK
- a CDS encoding NDP-hexose 2,3-dehydratase family protein — protein: MFDDVGEFLTWFAERKRANAYEVERVPLAETDGWQVDPESGDITHHTGRFYSVRGLSVESDNTRVASWSQPIILQPEIGILGILVTVVSGKVYCLLQAKMEPGNVNLLQLSPTVQATRSNYTRVHRGNPVPYLAHFQNGRPGRVVFDSLQSEQGSWFLDKRNRNMIVEIDQPVSTGEDFCWVSLDVVHRLLEHRNLVNMDTRTVLSGLPLLGVGRMVDGEGRSSTRELLSWLTEMKARHTLNRRLVPLKCMEYWQQNDDEIIHVDGLYFSIFGVSVRASSREVASWAQPMLAPTGLGVVAFVGRHVRGRFHLLVHAGTQAGTHDVVELAPTVRCTLANHVAEKPRYLDLVEELGADRRIVDVVHSEEGGRFFGAENRYVVVDAGEEIAVDDVPEEFQWMTVEQLSNFLRYGNHVSVEARCLLACLDSQRPTVRL